Proteins encoded in a region of the Planctomycetaceae bacterium genome:
- the trpC gene encoding indole-3-glycerol phosphate synthase TrpC, with protein MANILKEIIDHKRQEVAQQKVSVPVEQYKEQIKTLPKCRNFHQAVTKQNPRGINIIAEVKKASPSAGLIRPDFDPVAIAKIYERCGADAISVLTDEKYFQGKLEYLTQVKNAVSIPVLRKDFVIDEYQIYQARAAGADAILLIAEAFEPTEGKFLDLMILAAELSLTILLEVHSADSLLRARSMIGFPKAHYSVIGINNRNLETMQVDLNTTIRLAELADVSKGLVTESGFKTRADVEKVKRFGISAILIGETLCKTPDIAVKFAELFH; from the coding sequence ATGGCTAATATACTCAAAGAAATAATCGACCACAAACGACAGGAAGTCGCGCAGCAAAAAGTATCTGTTCCAGTTGAGCAGTACAAAGAGCAGATAAAAACTCTGCCCAAATGCCGCAATTTCCATCAGGCCGTTACGAAACAAAATCCGCGAGGCATAAATATTATCGCGGAGGTAAAAAAGGCTTCGCCTTCTGCGGGTCTTATTCGTCCGGACTTCGACCCCGTTGCAATCGCGAAGATTTATGAACGATGCGGCGCAGACGCTATCAGCGTTTTGACGGATGAAAAATATTTTCAGGGCAAACTCGAATATCTGACGCAGGTGAAGAACGCTGTTTCGATTCCTGTGCTGCGAAAAGATTTCGTTATTGACGAGTATCAGATTTATCAGGCGCGTGCGGCGGGCGCCGATGCGATACTGCTGATTGCCGAGGCGTTCGAGCCAACCGAAGGCAAATTTCTCGACCTAATGATTCTCGCGGCCGAGCTTTCACTTACGATTCTGCTTGAGGTTCATTCGGCTGATTCACTTCTCCGAGCAAGGAGTATGATTGGTTTTCCGAAAGCGCATTACAGCGTAATCGGAATAAACAACCGCAATCTTGAAACGATGCAGGTAGATTTGAATACAACGATAAGACTTGCCGAGCTTGCGGATGTGAGCAAAGGACTCGTTACGGAAAGCGGATTTAAAACAAGAGCAGACGTCGAAAAAGTCAAACGCTTCGGCATCTCGGCGATTCTGATTGGCGAAACACTCTGCAAGACTCCCGACATCGCAGTGAAATTCGCCGAGCTTTTCCACTGA